A region from the Aegilops tauschii subsp. strangulata cultivar AL8/78 chromosome 5, Aet v6.0, whole genome shotgun sequence genome encodes:
- the LOC141023196 gene encoding F-box/FBD/LRR-repeat protein At2g04230-like: MHRHGCAAELASPVPSRSTGRTLEVGSGAPEEPRPRSRKPSLWAAYKRLVLLLAKVSTALRIPPPPPNKLNIDDPDEDRISALTDDILLGILERLDLRDAVRAGAVSTRWRHLPHRLSRLHLDVRHFGGATDPVATMEAFTAATCRLLSPPAECKRAIKTLRLVFFPESDPHLRSIGRAVEDVVTRGETECLEFYIHSTCAKEDGGVRTQSAKEFMSFSCACPVAFRWLTELILTQLVFGDTDVADIIRACDNLKNLTLRFCTLVEEHSTVKIDTPCSGLQGLVLFCFVCTRVELVSVPKLRQVWCESWRWGNPPVSFGYVPELRHVTFSSHAMTWQAPFSLSECLSSSAKNLSILNLNFCCQMIWIKPEHPKHLTAMLKNLTCVELPAIFPECDLNWTLFFLEAAPALQIFKLCRERYACLRTVEDSAEKTYVVWDPSKNLKHLNLKSLLMSGFEEEDKVTNYIRLVMERAVGLKRIEMYGVHPCEKCDATDPTRSQVNEACRRLVKERLTHGSSSTVEILIMC; encoded by the exons ATGCACCGACATGGCTGCGCGGCGGAGCTGGCTTCCCCTGTTCCGTCCAGATCCACGGGCCGCACATTGGAGGTGGGGAGCGGAGCGCCGGAGGAGCCCCGGCCACGGAGCAGGAAGCCGTCCCTCTGGGCCGCATACAAGCGATTGGTTCTGCTTCTAGCTAAGGTTTCAACCGCCCTCCGAatcccgccaccgccgccgaacAAGCTCAACATCGACGACCCAGACGAGGACAGAATCAGCGCGCTCACCGATGACATCCTCCTCGGAATCCTCGAGCGCCTCGACCTGCGGGACGCGGTCCGCGCAGGCGCAGTCTCCACGCGGTGGCGGCACCTCCCCCACCGGCTCTCACGCCTGCACCTCGACGTCCGCCACTTCGGCGGAGCGACTGATCCGGTCGCGACCATGGAGGCGTTCACGGCCGCGACGTGCAGGCTACTGTCTCCTCCGGCTGAGTGCAAGCGCGCCATCAAGACCCTCCGCCTCGTCTTCTTCCCTGAGTCGGACCCTCACCTGAGATCCATAGGCCGCGCCGTCGAGGACGTTGTCACCCGCGGTGAGACTGAATGTCTTGAGTTTTACATACACTCGACATGTGCGAAAGAAGATGGCGGGGTGCGTACCCAGTCCGCGAAGGAGTTCATGTCCTTCTCCTGTGCCTGCCCAGTTGCGTTCCGGTGGCTCACCGAGCTAATTCTCACACAACTTGTGTTCGGAGACACCGATGTGGCCGACATCATTAGGGCTTGCGATAACCTCAAGAACCTCACCCTTAGATTCTGCACACTGGTAGAGGAGCACTCCACGGTCAAGATCGACACGCCGTGCTCTGGGCTCCAGGGGCTCGTCTTGTTCTGCTTTGTATGCACGCGGGTCGAGCTTGTCTCTGTCCCCAAGCTCAGGCAAGTGTGGTGCGAATCATGGCGCTGGGGGAACCCTCCGGTGAGCTTCGGCTACGTCCCAGAGCTTCGCCATGTGACCTTCAGTTCTCATGCCATGACGTGGCAGGCGCCATTCTCACTGAGCGAGTGTCTGTCAAGTAGTGCCAAGAACCTGTCTATACTCAATCTTAACTTTTGCTGCCAAATG ATTTGGATTAAGCCGGAACATCCAAAGCACCTCACTGCTATGTTAAAAAACCTGACGTGTGTGGAACTTCCAGCTATCTTTCCTGAGTGTGATCTGAACTGGACCCTATTTTTCCtcgaagctgcacctgcgctgcAGATTTTCAAA TTGTGCCGAGAACGGTATGCATGTCTCAGAACGGTCGAGGACAGTGCCGAGAAGACCTATGTGGTGTGGGACCCATCCAAGAATTTGAAGCACCTGAACTTGAAGTCGCTGCTGATGTCCGGGTTCGAGGAGGAAGACAAGGTGACAAACTACATAAGGCTAGTCATGGAGCGAGCTGTGGGATTGAAGAGAATCGAGATGTATGGTGTACACCCATGTGAGAAATGCGATGCCACTGACCCGACGAGATCCCAGGTGAATGAAGCTTGCAGGCGCCTGGTCAAGGAGCGACTCACACATGGATCCTCCTCAACCGTGGAGATATTAATAATGTGCTGA